From Patagioenas fasciata isolate bPatFas1 chromosome 23, bPatFas1.hap1, whole genome shotgun sequence:
tacaaatacatTAAATATCAGGGTTCATTAAAgccaaattttaaaatatatatatagttatgttttattattttgagGGGAGATGGAAACAAACCCACCACATTCTATATTCAATTTGACAGTGCAAACGAACGAGAAACTGTTTAGACCAGGAATCCGCCGTGTCCAACAGCAATAACAGAAGCTTAACGGTTCCTGAAACACACAAAAAGAGTAAAAACATCCGCATTTCAAAGAGTTGGCTGGGAGGGGAAGAGAGATGTTAGCATGGAGAAAAACTCCACCGCACAGACATTGGAGCATTAGATGCTCAACTTGAAACTCAGTCACAATCCACACTTTGGGGTAAGAAAGGGTTCAGACAGCCCAATGACATAGGTGATCCGTCAATAATTTATGTGTAGGAAGGATATATTAGCAACTAAGCATACAAGAAAGCACGATCATTGCCGGCTTGGCAAGCAGAACTCCCTGCTTCCAAAAGGTGCAGTTTCTTGGCATTATTTGCATAGTTACTCCTTTTCCTTAGCGGTTAGGAAAATATTCAGCAACTAAGTAGAGGAAAAACCTATGACCTGCAGACATGATTTCTACCTGCGGGAAGTCGCAGCAGCACGGAGATGAAAAGACACAGAAACAACAGAAACTCAACTGCCACCTCCTGAACCGGGAACACACGAACTACAAAGCACATTTCATCTTGAAAGCTGAAGGGTCTCAAAACGCCATCGTGTGCTGTCTTCAGTTTGGCCCAGTAGAACAAACAAATCTATTTATCATTGGAATAGAGCTTAAGTTTCTTCATACAGCAATTTATATCGGCACAGGGGTCTCCTCATGGTTTGTTCTTTCTCCCCACTCTCGCCCTGGCTGGTTTGGATGCTACAAGAGTTCTCATAAAAGTAAATACAACCACACCGAAAATGCCATAAAAGCAGGTCTGATCAATAAGACAAATATATCTCCTCCCATGCCAGTTCTCATCTTTCAGCTTTGAATAAGCTTTTAACCACAGGGAAAAAGGAATCTGGATCACAAGGCTTGGACTCTCCATATGGGTGTCACGTCAGCTCAAGACAGATTTGTTCACATTTTCCCAAAAAAAGAGAACCGACTGTTCCAGTTTCTGTTCGTGCCAGGGGCTGCTGCTCAAGAGCTTCCAAGTACTTTATTTTAGGAGCACAGACCCGTAAAGCAATTGCCAGCTGAACCAAACCAGGCGATAGCAACGCAGGTAGGTGGGAACGCATGAGCTGCATAGTTATGATTTCACatatggtgacagtgacacttcCACCGATTTAGCAGCCGCAGGTTTCACTCGTTTCCCAGTCGCCCACTCCTGTGCCTGAACCACTGTGCCCATTACGCTGATACCTGCATTCAGAGTCAACCGCACCGGGGGAAAAAACTTGGTATAACCCAGTGAAAACCAATTATTTAACAGCTATGGCACAAGGTGGGCAAGAACAAGCATCTGAGGGTGGGGATGGCACTTTCAGCAAGGAAATACTGGTTGGGCTCTGTCATAAGGTGCTGACCTGCGGATGGCAGGCGTGTTAACCAAGGGCTTGACCAAAGAAACCCCTTATTGCATTGGCAGAAATGTTGGTTTCCCTTCAACCGCCGTGTCAAGGGAAGGATGCTCGGAGACAGCCTTTGCAGGACAGACATTGCAGTCTATCTTTATCCACAGACTGCTTTGAAACCAATTGGAAAAGCTTCCCAACAAATTCCCACACTTGGAATCGGACCCATAGCGACCGCAGCCTTCAAAAGCACCAAGAACCACAGCACGTGGAGAGCGGGTCTGGATTCACAGTTAAAAACCAGGGTCAGCTACGTCACAGGCTGAAGAGGATGCTCCAGGAGGCATCTTTTTTTGCTTCAAGAGGAGATGGCGTGTTAAGTATCGTTATATTGTCCTACGATATTAAAGCACTTAGTGTTGGCATTGACAGGTGGGTCCTTTGACAAGTCCACGTCCTTGAGTAACCCCAGGATTTGGTGTTGGGTTCAGCACTGAGAcgttcagccctggggacacacgACACATCACTATACGGGAAGAAGAGCTCGCCAAAAACTGGCAGCCTACCAAAGAACGGCAGATTCTTTCGAGACTTTGAAACGCAGCATCTGTAGGAGACAAATGAGACCGCAGAGCTGCAATAGCGCGCTTCAAGAATCACCAAAGCAGTTCATCCAACTGGACGGAGCCTGCGCATCTCTGCATTAGTTCATTTTTCCATTAACATTTGGCACAAATGCTTTGACACGGTAATTCGGTTTGCGGTTAGGTCGGCTGCTTGCGATGGTTTCCTGGCACTTCAGTGAATTCAGAAAGAGTTTGTTGGACTCTGCACACTTCTAAAGTCCCCAGGTAAGAGCGAAGGTTAAACGTTGCTGAccctggtttcggaaggagggaTCATAGCAGCAGATGCAGACGTGACGAGCGACCGTTCCCGTCTGACGTATCGCGGCTTCCGAACTGCAACGGTGGGCACAGAAACATCATTAGCGCCTGCTCTAGAGCCATGTCTGTATCGTTCACTCATAACACCACATGCCAGCCAATAGTTCCTGAGTGACCCAAGTCATTCCAGagcttaaagagaaaaaaacctaaagaaaacacaccaaaaaaaccccaaaacaaaccacgAAAACCCTACATAGAGCTGGTGTAGCAAAAATCCACACAGAAGCTTTTTAAACAAGCTTCTAACAGCCTAATAAATAAACCACTCTTTACCAAATGTCATTTCCATTATTTGCAAGTGTTTACAGTACATGGAGCTTTCCAGTTTCAGCCCTAACAAAAAGCCTCACAATTGCACTCTTCTTTAAATAGGCATATAATATAAGGTAAGGGAGACTTTCACATGCAGCACTGGCTGTTGGTTTAACAGCCAGAccacaaaaatgtttaaaaattaaagactGCATtgataaaaatgacattttaatcaTACCATCTTGATGAAAAAGGCCTCTGCGTAAGTGAGAAGTGAGGCCGGAAATCTTGCTGAGCTCAGAAGGCCATTATTTCTTAAATTCTTAGATTTGGTTTGTCTCACCTTTAAGTCGGTCATTGTTTTGAAAGCACATGGAACAAGCATAAAGACAAGAGATTTGACTGTATTGCCCTGGCCAAATACATTCCTGCCTGAGTTTCACATGTATTAAAAACTCACCTTGCCAAAACCAGCCAACCTAAACCACCCCACACAAGAGCAAAACGGCGTATTCCAAATGATCCGTGTTCAAGCTTGAAATGAGCAAGCCTGAAAATGAGCCAACTCGGCACTGTCAGGAAGATTCCGATCCTGAAAATAGGTCGCagactgaataatttatttttgagcGCTTATGAAAAATACTGCATCTACTTGTAAGGGCTCTCTATGAGGATAGAGAAGCTGAAGATCTATTTTAGGAGCTGTCAAAGATCTATTTTAACATACAGTACTCCATCAATGCTGGAGGGCTAATTTATTAAAGCCATCAATCCTATCAAAAAGGTCTACCAGACAGATCTCATTGGATTTCCGTCCCCTCAACAGATCCCACACCGAGTTTTCCAGTTGTTTCAACTTGCTGTGTGTTCTCATTACCCACTTTGAGATCGTTCGCTTGCTTTTCAACAACGAGATGCACAAAAGGGAAGGCAACAGGTGAAATATTTGCAGCAGCACGACCAAGAGAACAGTTCCTCACCTGAAGAAGCTGGGGGAGGTATCATGGATGCCTGTGTAACACAAGAACCATCATGTCAAACAAACCACCGTTTGTCTTCACACACTCTCATTACAACGTTTTAGGGTTCCAATCATATTTACTGTGTTCAATAGAATCCATACGATCAGTATTTagctttcatctttttttccagtttggaCAAAGAACCCCAAAACACCTTTTCTCTTTACTGCAGTCTCTCATACATCAGATTAAGTAGCTCCCTAATGAACTCTTAAAACCAAATTATCGTGTACTTGATGTTTTAGGCTTGCTTGTTCCTATTGGAAGGATGGAATTTACTTACTGTTTCACTAGGCTGGAGAACAGATgctaaaagagagagagaaagagaaagagacacTAACCATCAGTAATGTAGGCAGCTCAAACTGCtaattttctaaaaatatgtGTGCAACAGAATAGTTCTATTGTTGAAATAATAGTTTTGTCACAGAGCCTACCAAACCAGATCAGAAGAGACAGCAGTAGCTACAGTAACCCAGAACACCGACACAAAGACATTTTGAAAGATTGAAATTAAGAAACGGAGTAACGACCACAATTTTAGAGATTAAATAGACAATTGGAGGTATTTTAcctttgtttcttctgtagaaAATATTCGGAAGTTTATTGGCACGTTTGAGgtagaagaaaaaagcaacagaCAGAATCAGGAATAAACTGATGAAAAATGTCCCTAAGATGAGAGAGGCTGCCACTCCCGGGCCCCCTGtgcaaaaacagcaaaacaaagagaGGGAGAAGACTATTAATCATTACATATTTCTTCTAATATAGGGGTTAAATAAAAGATAAAGACCAACTGCCTGATATTCATAGGACcaaaaaaaaggggttttttgtttgtgtttttaaaaaacacagacaGACCTGCTGAAACAATTGCAAAGATCCTTCAATAATCATTTCATCGCATGAACAACCTCCCCAACCCCACCTGCCAGATGGCAGGAAAGCCaccatctcctcttctccaaaaagAGTCATAATTGTTTAATCCATTGTCATGGCTCTTTTATATAACTTCCAAAACCCAGCACTCAACAGTAATATTGTTCTTTTATTCCTTAAACGAGGTTTCCTAAAGACAGAACTTGTCAAGAGACGACACACCAATGGTAGAGGACACACAGGATTATGATCCCAAAGAgtaaatattttaagaaacaaaaggTTTTCTGTGATCTTGTTACaaacagaaggctgtgctgccatccagagaccgggacaggctggagagttgggcagggaaaaatttaatgaaatataacaagggcaagtgtagagtcttgaatctgggcaggaacaaccccaggttccagtctaaattggggaatgagctattagagagcagtgtaggggaaagggacctggggacagcagggtgagcatgagccagcactgggcccttgtggccaggaagccaatggtacctggggtgggttagaagggggtggtcagtaggtcagagaggttctcctgcccctctgctctgccctggggagaccacacctggaatcttgtgtccagttgtggcccctcagttccagaaggacagggaacctgTTTCAAATGTCGCAAAGGGGCTGGTAGGCAGCGAATAATCAACAAAGACTGAACTCAATGGTTATTCGCATTTACTCACCTACGTTCTGCATGAAAGGAGTTACGGTGCTGATGTTCATTTGGAAATTCATCCCTCTGATCCCAGCTGTAATCAAAAAGAATTTTTAAGCTAAAATCTGACAAGAACTACAGATTTGTTGAACATCTCAGTAAAAGGCCATTATACTTCTCAGTAACTATTTGAAATTGTGTAAGAATCCTGATTTCTCACATAATAATTCTTTATATCACTTTTGAGAattcaaaaaaaaaggaagccaaCACGCATCATAATTTGTCgaaaaagaaaagattttacTAGTGCATTTGCCAGAAACGTAGATCAAGTTTCTTATCTCTTGCATTAAAAACATGAACAAGAAATTGAATGGTTCTCACCTCTCAAACAAAGCACATGTGCAAAATTCATCCAGCCTTCTTAATACAGATTTTTCAAAGAACTCAAGCACAGTCTGAGCCATTTTGTGCTTTGGAGAAGTCCCCAGCAAATGCCCACAGCAAACCCCTTTTTCTTACAATAGATTAAAACAGccacaaaattcagtattcactGTATGTTTCATACAGGTCCTGCCCTGTAAGTTTAATCATTTTGTTGCTTAGGACTTTTCATTTTAAGAACTTACAttggacagattttttttaacgTTGCATTTGGCTTTGCAGATTAGGTACTCAAATATAGATGAGATTTTGATGCGTTTTCCCCTCCTATACTGTGTAATGGTTCCACTGCACTCCGCACAGTTTCTGCAAACTAAACTTCATAGTTTCCACAGGTTATGTTGCCTGTTCAAAAGCTTCAAGTTGTATTGGGACTTTGGCAAATGTTGAAGTTTTAGAAGGGAGGGAGGGCAAAAAAATCTGCAACATTTGGTGCCTTCTTGAGGAGTCTTTGCGGGGCCATGCGTGCAAGAAGAGACGGTGGTACCAAAAACACCCATGAAAATAAAGGGATGGTAAATGACTCACTGCTTCTGCATTCGGTCAGGTTGTAAACAGAGGAAACAGGAAGGGTTTCATTTTTGCATTTAATGCAGCTGCTACTGCCGTCCTCATTCCATCGCCTGTAACAACCTGCAGAATTACAACAACAGAGGTTTGAAAACAGCAAAAGCGACACTGGAGATATTTCCTACTCCTCAGAAAGAGGCAACAGAAATCCCCTCCGTTTGGTTACAAGCATCTCCTGCTTCCTATTATATTACATGAGTAATAAGGTTTCATTTCAAGGTGTTTATTGCAGGAAAGATATAATCTTTCAAGTGCCGAAAAGGAGAAAGACTTACAAGCAAACAACTCCCAGAGGGCAATTTCAACAGAGCTCCATTCACTGCTTCACATGTTTTAGCTGTGAGAAAAATGGGAAGCGTCTGACAACCTGGAACTACCCTCAGCAACTCTAAAAAAGCAGCAGAAcctgtgttcctgctccatggggggattgcactggatgagctttccaggtcccttccaacccctgacattctggcattctgtgatgaagatgaggatgttcCTATTAGATCACATTACAGTctacatttaaaggaaaaataaacttacTGTGCTGGCTAAAAACCAGTTCTGCAGAGCCCTGAACCAAACTGGTATCAATTATCCCATAAAACAAACCATGAGTAAGGTGCTGATTGGAaaaacagctctgctgctgggttTTCCTTAGAGAGAAGCAGCACATTCGATGCCCACAGTGATAAATTACACCTGACATTTAATCCAAACACAAACAGAGCCAATGTAAGAGCAAAGGCTTCCTACAGGAACAGGCAGGAAGCATCAAAGCCCTTATCTGCCAAAGACATTGGTCGATTATCAGTTATAATAATGTTTAAGAGAACACAATCCCATAAATTGCAGAGGATCGTTTACACCGTATCAGAGGTCATTTAGGAGCAGAAATGAATGCATTAAATGAAGCAATAGTTAGAGAGGCTAACGAAGTAGTGAAAATAGAGCGAAAATACGCTTAAAATGCTTTAACAGTCGTCATGAGGAAATGAATGAAGCCAGAAGTGGACCCCAAGTTTTCAGTCACTAAATCTCTTGTTACTGTGGGCTCTGGTTTTATTctctaattttaaataaaatggtaCTAAAAAGACCCTTTTGCTACTGCTGGAGAGTGCCCAAAGAACTTTTTAAGTCCATTTAGAAGAAAACAACGCTACACATATGGCATATGGAAGAATGAGACATTCTGTGCTAACCAGACAACACTGAAGTTCTTAATGCGCCCTTAGATACACATCACGGCATTTTTGCTTTTTATGCTTATTATATGGGCTTTTAAGCAATTACAATAGCTTTTACATAATCCATCTGCACACTACATTAAAAAAGTTAAGATAACCTTATTAATGGTTGTATATTCTCCTCACCATGCAAGAACAACATTCGTGAGTCATAAGCAGCATCACCTTGTGTATAAAGGGAGAAAGACTTCAGTACGCACACGTTTCACCCCCCAATTAATCACACACTGTATTTTAGTATTAACTGTCAAAAACTACCTGGAATTTTATAAAATAATGACACACTATACATACCTGGACTGCACTGGTTGGTGACTGGACAGGAACTGTTGGAATCCAACATATCCACACAGCATTCTGTTTCTGAAACCTAAGAAAAGAAATTACATCACATTTCTGAAGTTTAGCAAAAGGCTTCACCAAAACTCAACCTTCAGAGAACGTAGAGGAATAAGCAGTAACTGGCATTAAAACTTGCTGCAACGCTTTCTTTTTGCATTAAGCAGCTTCACAAAGAGAGAACGAGCCGCCCGTATTGCAAGTGACAACAACATCTACACGTGGCAGAGGAATCCAGCACAACTACAAAGCTTCTTCCTTCAGCATTTAATATAAAAGAGTAAATTTGTATATCCTGGAGGCgcatcatttatttttattctttgcttgTTTATATAAAAGCCAGTTTCAAAACTATTTAAAAGTGAGAGAAATGAGATCAGGAGAAATGGTCACATCTGAAAATAGTGGGCTGAGTTCACAACGTTAGCGCATCATGTAGATGCAGGCTACAGTAAAGAAGCAGAAGATCTAGACATAACATGCTTAAGGCC
This genomic window contains:
- the C23H1orf159 gene encoding uncharacterized protein C1orf159 homolog isoform X1: MEVLCVLLLTRLVAEVASKSTETLVSETECCVDMLDSNSSCPVTNQCSPGCYRRWNEDGSSSCIKCKNETLPVSSVYNLTECRSTGIRGMNFQMNISTVTPFMQNVGGPGVAASLILGTFFISLFLILSVAFFFYLKRANKLPNIFYRRNKASVLQPSETASMIPPPASSVRKPRYVRRERSLVTSASAAMIPPSETRVSNV
- the C23H1orf159 gene encoding uncharacterized protein C1orf159 homolog isoform X2, giving the protein MEVLCVLLLTRLVAEVASKSTETLVSETECCVDMLDSNSSCPVTNQCSPGCYRRWNEDGSSSCIKCKNETLPVSSVYNLTECRSTGIRGMNFQMNISTVTPFMQNVGGPGVAASLILGTFFISLFLILSVAFFFYLKRANKLPNIFYRRNKGIHDTSPSFFSSEAAIRQTGTVARHVCICCYDPSFRNQGQQRLTFALTWGL
- the C23H1orf159 gene encoding uncharacterized protein C1orf159 homolog isoform X3, whose translation is MEVLCVLLLTRLVAEVASKSTETLVSETECCVDMLDSNSSCPVTNQCSPGCYRRWNEDGSSSCIKCKNETLPVSSVYNLTECRSTGIRGMNFQMNISTVTPFMQNVGGPGVAASLILGTFFISLFLILSVAFFFYLKRANKLPNIFYRRNKASVLQPSETASMIPPPASSGEELFSWSCCCKYFTCCLPFCASRC